In Gemmata obscuriglobus, a single genomic region encodes these proteins:
- a CDS encoding TIGR02996 domain-containing protein, translated as MSHAAFLSAITDSPDDDTARLVYADFLDEQGSPGEKDRAEFIRTQVRLGTLGETDPERTALEDRENELLRKYERVWIGPLHDRLARGLARWRFERGFLTTVQVTAAALANRGAALFEAHPVSRVRLLEVGTGAERSLARARWWSHVRDLDTGRTAPTFARLEALLRAPHLTRLRAFGFDTSVENGPNPILPDLLATSPATANLEELHVRDRRRDPAELLPFLNGSRVRVLKLSQNALTQEGLRALLTSPFAAGDVRVHLEGPRLGPELWPAFTAKKARPVVERIGFGTRTQPAALDLTTLLSSPAAANLTALDLGETKLSGAAIRELAATDFLARATELRLTRCYVGVKGMAALAAAPAPNLRKLALGETELKARGVFKLCEAPWADALTELDLMRNAIDDDALADMAGSGRFTNLRHLDLRVNSPDLERCTVAIGDRGVMALAAAPNFARLRSLNLYRTRVTARGVEALLSSPHLRLAGLELGGYDLGSDLPAVLARSPALARLTALSLSFTPSLGGDALLPLAESPHLSPLCRLDVRYCHVSDRVAAALAARLGRRLENHPTVETW; from the coding sequence ATGTCGCACGCCGCGTTCCTCAGCGCCATCACCGACTCCCCGGACGATGACACCGCCCGGCTCGTTTACGCCGATTTCCTGGACGAGCAGGGCAGTCCCGGCGAGAAGGACCGCGCCGAGTTCATCCGAACGCAGGTTCGGCTGGGTACGCTGGGCGAGACCGACCCGGAACGCACGGCACTTGAGGACCGCGAGAACGAACTGCTCCGCAAGTACGAGCGGGTGTGGATAGGGCCGCTGCACGATCGGCTCGCCCGGGGACTCGCCCGCTGGCGGTTCGAGCGCGGTTTTTTGACCACCGTACAGGTCACCGCCGCGGCGCTCGCCAACCGGGGGGCGGCGCTGTTCGAAGCTCATCCGGTCAGCCGGGTGCGGCTGCTTGAAGTCGGGACGGGGGCAGAACGGTCGCTCGCCCGGGCGCGCTGGTGGTCCCACGTCCGCGATCTCGACACGGGCCGCACCGCGCCGACGTTCGCCCGGCTCGAAGCCCTGCTCCGGGCGCCGCACCTCACCCGGCTCCGCGCGTTCGGGTTCGACACGAGCGTGGAGAACGGGCCGAACCCGATCCTACCCGACCTGCTCGCAACCAGCCCCGCGACCGCCAACCTCGAAGAGCTGCACGTCCGGGACCGGCGCCGCGACCCGGCCGAACTGCTCCCGTTCCTGAACGGCTCCCGGGTACGGGTGCTCAAGCTCAGCCAAAACGCGCTGACACAAGAGGGTTTGCGCGCGCTGCTCACGTCCCCGTTCGCCGCGGGGGACGTGCGCGTCCACCTCGAAGGCCCGCGCCTCGGGCCGGAGCTGTGGCCGGCATTCACGGCCAAGAAGGCACGACCGGTCGTCGAGCGGATCGGCTTCGGCACCCGCACACAGCCCGCGGCGCTCGACCTGACGACCTTGCTTTCCAGCCCCGCCGCGGCCAACCTGACCGCACTGGACCTGGGCGAAACGAAGCTCAGCGGGGCCGCCATACGCGAACTCGCGGCGACCGACTTCCTGGCACGCGCCACCGAGCTGCGGCTGACGCGCTGTTACGTGGGCGTGAAGGGCATGGCGGCTCTCGCGGCGGCGCCGGCTCCGAACCTGCGCAAGCTCGCTCTGGGGGAGACGGAGCTCAAGGCCCGCGGCGTGTTCAAACTGTGCGAAGCGCCGTGGGCCGACGCGCTCACCGAACTCGACCTGATGCGTAACGCGATCGACGACGACGCACTCGCGGACATGGCCGGCTCCGGGCGGTTCACCAACCTCCGGCACCTCGACCTCCGGGTGAACAGCCCGGACCTCGAAAGGTGTACAGTCGCGATCGGCGACCGAGGGGTCATGGCGCTCGCGGCGGCACCGAACTTCGCCCGGCTGCGGTCCCTGAACCTCTACCGCACGCGCGTGACGGCGCGCGGCGTCGAGGCGCTGCTGAGCAGCCCGCACTTACGGCTCGCGGGCCTGGAACTCGGCGGGTACGATCTCGGGAGCGATCTCCCCGCGGTGCTCGCGCGGTCGCCGGCGCTGGCTCGGCTCACCGCCCTCTCGCTGTCGTTCACGCCCTCGCTCGGCGGGGACGCCCTGCTGCCGTTGGCCGAGTCGCCGCACCTGTCGCCGCTGTGCCGGCTCGACGTGCGGTACTGCCACGTGAGCGATCGCGTCGCCGCCGCGCTGGCCGCCCGACTGGGGCGCCGGCTCGAGAACCACCCCACGGTCGAGACCTGGTAA
- a CDS encoding TIGR02996 domain-containing protein, which yields MSTEAALLRAIRDQPDEDTPRLVYADFLEEDGHGARAEFIRLQVERARLPDGAPQRGPLEDREHELLGEYECDWLGVPPDDTAELTEWEFERGFVHEVAASPVFMNGPGADLCAAHPVRRWRVTSGDLGTNFPADLREAGQRGWFARLEAVDLTGWYPDLGEISGFLARSAFDRLRELDLTGRGPLDPLPEVLEFAPFRDRLKALRCGAAGYEGGRLDAAEFARAMGSACRLDEFAAVAAQLTADDLRALLSAPALMALTALDVRDNPIAADGWEAFRAAPFRLRELDISGTQLGGALGRLLGCAALRDLHRLHMNRAGLAAGDVEELAASRFWTQAEELRLQQGAWANNNDYDEAGEPAGPVSLEALFSRPGPPHLRVLDIAGNAIRNAGAARLCAAPWVESLTYLDLSQNYLSDESLRNIAGSGRFTRLHTLHLNGNSVYHQAGAEPGESITDAGLRALAECPALANLRVLSLSGTRITAAGIEALLHSPHWRLSGLRLSHCQLRPDAVEVLAAAPQLARLQVLDIGTNDDIRVSDLAPLAESEYLSPQTELDIRGLYAGDSKVRAELADRLGQRLSS from the coding sequence ATGTCCACCGAAGCCGCCCTGCTCCGCGCGATCCGCGACCAGCCCGACGAGGACACGCCGCGGCTCGTCTACGCCGACTTCCTCGAAGAAGACGGGCACGGGGCGCGAGCGGAGTTCATTCGTCTCCAGGTGGAACGGGCGCGACTCCCCGACGGCGCCCCCCAGCGCGGCCCGCTTGAGGACCGCGAACACGAGTTGCTCGGCGAGTACGAGTGCGACTGGCTCGGGGTGCCGCCGGACGACACGGCCGAACTCACGGAGTGGGAGTTCGAGCGCGGGTTCGTTCACGAGGTCGCCGCCAGCCCGGTGTTCATGAACGGTCCGGGCGCCGACCTGTGCGCCGCCCACCCGGTGCGCCGCTGGCGGGTGACCTCCGGCGACCTGGGAACCAACTTCCCCGCGGACCTGCGCGAGGCCGGGCAGCGCGGCTGGTTCGCGCGGCTCGAAGCCGTGGACCTGACCGGCTGGTACCCGGACCTCGGCGAGATCAGCGGGTTCCTCGCGCGGTCGGCCTTCGACCGGCTCCGCGAACTGGACCTGACCGGCCGTGGGCCGCTCGACCCGCTCCCGGAGGTGCTGGAGTTCGCCCCGTTCCGCGACCGGCTGAAGGCGCTGCGGTGCGGCGCGGCCGGGTACGAGGGCGGCCGGCTCGACGCGGCCGAGTTCGCCCGGGCGATGGGCTCGGCGTGCCGGCTCGACGAGTTCGCGGCGGTCGCGGCACAGTTGACCGCCGACGACCTGCGCGCCCTGCTGTCCGCACCGGCACTGATGGCGCTGACCGCGCTCGACGTTCGCGACAACCCGATCGCGGCCGACGGCTGGGAGGCGTTCCGCGCTGCACCGTTCCGGCTCCGCGAACTCGACATCTCGGGCACCCAACTCGGGGGAGCACTGGGGCGGCTGCTCGGGTGCGCCGCGCTCCGCGACCTTCACCGGCTGCACATGAACCGGGCCGGCCTTGCAGCGGGCGATGTTGAGGAACTCGCCGCGTCGCGGTTCTGGACACAGGCGGAGGAGCTGCGCCTGCAACAGGGCGCCTGGGCGAACAACAACGATTACGACGAAGCCGGCGAGCCCGCAGGCCCCGTGTCGCTCGAAGCCCTGTTCAGCCGCCCGGGGCCGCCCCACCTGCGCGTTCTCGACATCGCGGGCAACGCCATCCGCAACGCCGGCGCGGCCCGGCTCTGCGCCGCCCCCTGGGTCGAGTCCCTCACGTACCTCGATCTGTCGCAGAACTACCTTTCGGACGAGTCGCTGCGAAACATTGCTGGGAGCGGGCGGTTCACCCGGCTGCACACCCTGCACCTGAACGGAAACAGTGTGTACCACCAGGCCGGGGCCGAACCGGGCGAATCGATCACCGACGCCGGGTTGCGCGCCCTGGCGGAGTGCCCGGCCCTCGCGAACCTCCGGGTGCTCTCCCTCAGCGGTACGCGAATCACTGCGGCCGGGATCGAGGCGCTGCTGCACTCACCGCACTGGCGCCTGAGCGGGCTGCGCCTGTCTCACTGCCAGCTCCGCCCGGACGCGGTTGAAGTCCTGGCCGCGGCCCCGCAACTCGCCCGGCTCCAGGTGCTCGACATCGGCACCAACGACGACATCCGGGTGTCGGACCTCGCACCACTGGCCGAGTCGGAGTACCTGTCTCCACAAACCGAACTGGACATCCGCGGGCTGTACGCCGGCGACTCGAAGGTGCGCGCCGAGCTCGCGGACCGGCTCGGGCAGCGACTGAGCTCGTGA
- a CDS encoding response regulator, which produces MSNTPSHPDFVPTVLIVDDDDDNRLSLTWLLEIAGFKTVEAATGPDALLMARGGVDLVLLDVVLPGLDGHEVCRQLRADPATAGLPVVLLSGHAAEPAERAAGLENGADVYLTKPADPVTLTAQCRTLIRARRAEQALRDSERQYRLLFEANPHPMWVYEPSTLRFLAVNDMAVERYGYSRAEFLGMTLADIRPAEDVPELLNAVKKPPPLDATGRVWPHVRKDGTVREVEIAAHDIVYDGRPARLVLALDVTERRRLEAQLRQSQKMEAVGRLAGGVAHDFNNLLTVINGYTDLLLKGAALDAGTRDSLQEVYAAGKRAAGLTRQLLVFSRRSVAVACRVDLNDVVRGLVPMLGRLIGEDIELTVRAAGGLWPIRADTGLIEQVVVNLCVNARDAMPRGGRLTVETWNAVLSGERAGEYAVLAVRDTGTGIAADVLPHIFEPFFTTKGPDRGTGLGLSTVQGIVHQFGGHLGVDSELGKGTTFRVQLPRGEAPEAPRLPVLPLRPADRAATVLIAEDDATVRALAARVLRQAGYTVLEAGRGEEALRLARDHIGTVDLLLTDVVMPGVGGHELVERLWRTNPNIRVLFTSGYMDDAVVRHGVETAKVNFLQKPYTPASLAHTVHEVLNRPVR; this is translated from the coding sequence GTGTCAAACACTCCGTCGCACCCGGATTTCGTCCCGACCGTCTTGATTGTCGATGACGACGACGATAACCGCCTGTCGCTGACCTGGCTCCTTGAGATCGCCGGGTTCAAGACGGTCGAGGCCGCGACCGGTCCCGACGCGCTGCTCATGGCCCGCGGGGGCGTGGATCTGGTGCTGCTTGACGTGGTCCTGCCGGGGCTCGACGGCCACGAGGTGTGCCGCCAGCTCCGGGCCGACCCGGCCACCGCGGGGCTCCCGGTGGTGCTCCTGTCCGGTCACGCCGCGGAGCCCGCGGAGCGTGCCGCCGGGTTGGAGAACGGGGCCGACGTGTACCTGACCAAACCGGCCGACCCGGTGACGCTCACGGCACAGTGTCGGACCCTCATCCGGGCCCGCCGGGCGGAGCAGGCGCTGCGCGACAGCGAGCGCCAGTACCGGTTGCTGTTCGAGGCCAACCCGCACCCGATGTGGGTGTACGAGCCTTCGACCCTGCGGTTCCTCGCGGTCAACGACATGGCGGTCGAGCGGTACGGGTACTCGCGGGCCGAGTTCCTGGGTATGACGCTGGCCGACATCCGCCCGGCCGAGGACGTGCCGGAGTTGCTCAACGCGGTCAAGAAGCCGCCCCCGCTCGACGCGACCGGCCGGGTGTGGCCGCACGTCCGAAAGGACGGCACCGTCCGCGAGGTGGAGATCGCCGCGCACGACATCGTGTACGACGGGCGCCCGGCCCGGCTGGTGCTGGCCCTCGACGTGACCGAGCGGCGCCGGCTGGAGGCGCAGTTGCGGCAGTCCCAGAAGATGGAAGCCGTGGGCCGGTTGGCGGGCGGGGTGGCCCACGACTTCAACAACCTGCTCACCGTCATTAACGGGTACACCGACCTGCTGCTCAAGGGCGCCGCACTCGACGCGGGCACCCGGGACTCCCTTCAGGAGGTTTACGCCGCCGGGAAGCGGGCCGCGGGGCTGACCCGGCAGTTGCTCGTGTTCAGCCGGCGGTCGGTGGCGGTCGCGTGCCGGGTCGACCTGAACGACGTGGTGCGCGGGCTGGTGCCGATGCTCGGCCGGTTGATCGGCGAGGACATCGAGCTGACCGTCCGGGCCGCGGGCGGGCTGTGGCCGATCCGCGCCGACACCGGGCTCATCGAGCAGGTGGTGGTGAACCTGTGCGTGAACGCCCGGGACGCGATGCCCCGCGGCGGGCGGCTGACGGTCGAGACGTGGAACGCCGTGTTGAGCGGCGAGCGCGCCGGAGAGTACGCCGTGCTGGCGGTCCGAGACACCGGCACGGGCATCGCGGCCGACGTGCTGCCGCACATCTTCGAGCCGTTCTTCACCACCAAAGGCCCGGATCGCGGAACGGGACTCGGGCTGTCCACCGTTCAGGGCATCGTCCATCAGTTCGGCGGTCACCTCGGGGTCGACAGCGAACTCGGGAAAGGAACCACATTCCGGGTGCAGTTGCCTCGTGGGGAAGCGCCGGAGGCGCCTCGGTTGCCCGTATTGCCCCTTCGCCCGGCCGATCGCGCCGCAACCGTGCTGATCGCCGAGGACGACGCGACGGTGCGTGCCCTGGCCGCACGTGTGCTTCGACAGGCCGGGTACACGGTTCTGGAAGCCGGGCGCGGGGAGGAAGCCCTACGACTGGCCAGGGACCATATTGGCACGGTGGACTTACTCCTGACGGACGTGGTCATGCCGGGTGTCGGTGGGCACGAACTGGTCGAGCGGCTCTGGCGCACAAACCCGAACATCCGGGTTCTCTTCACAAGCGGGTACATGGACGACGCTGTGGTGCGGCACGGCGTTGAAACCGCCAAGGTGAACTTCCTTCAGAAGCCGTACACCCCGGCGTCTCTGGCTCACACGGTTCACGAGGTTCTGAATCGTCCAGTGAGGTAA
- a CDS encoding response regulator, whose translation MPKLLLAEENAAVRKLATRVLAHAGYQITAVANRAAALAALLRSPPDCVAAILNQGARGLTGTEVIARIRSVHPALPILLISGGLEPPLDSHTRFLGKPFIPDKLVWEVAWLLAHSAIS comes from the coding sequence ATGCCGAAGCTGTTACTGGCCGAAGAGAATGCGGCAGTTCGTAAGCTCGCGACTCGGGTCCTTGCACACGCGGGGTACCAAATCACTGCGGTCGCAAACAGGGCCGCGGCGCTTGCCGCTTTACTCCGCTCACCTCCGGACTGTGTTGCCGCCATTCTCAACCAAGGGGCACGCGGGCTCACCGGAACAGAAGTGATCGCACGCATTCGTTCCGTGCATCCGGCTTTACCAATTCTCCTCATCAGCGGAGGCCTGGAGCCACCCCTGGACAGTCACACTCGGTTCCTGGGCAAGCCGTTCATACCAGACAAACTCGTCTGGGAGGTGGCTTGGTTGCTGGCCCACTCGGCCATCTCGTGA
- a CDS encoding tagatose 1,6-diphosphate aldolase, giving the protein MATSITRLYGLGLTPGKLRGLQRISNPNGTLSMVATDQNSSMIKMMKAATGKEPTYDEIADAKVMLSRALAPHCSGLLVDGYYGYASTVAAHAVPPGTGILIRVEKSGADKNAAGAPCGEVEPGWGVHKIKRCGADAVKLLAQFEPTEFDSAEKNFEFTRQMYEQCIEHDILFLLEPIHFPFNGEKEGADSQKARKAQTVIDSAKYLSRYCDIYKAEFPGTFGVESDAQLVDNLKRLNDACAKPWVLLSAGVDYDKYKKQVEMAMKAGASGILGGRAFWKEFFTYANPADRQKFAETECVRRVKETDEIVRTGTPWFAKYGITTEDLHGIRTAEGWHARYGGGTAVKGTGPVDPNAVY; this is encoded by the coding sequence ATGGCCACATCCATCACGCGCCTGTACGGGCTCGGTCTGACGCCGGGCAAGCTCCGCGGGCTGCAGCGCATCAGCAACCCGAACGGCACGCTGAGCATGGTCGCCACCGACCAGAACAGCTCGATGATCAAAATGATGAAGGCGGCCACCGGCAAGGAGCCGACCTACGACGAGATCGCCGACGCGAAGGTGATGCTGTCCCGCGCGCTGGCCCCGCACTGCTCCGGGCTCCTCGTGGACGGCTACTACGGGTACGCCAGCACGGTGGCGGCGCACGCCGTCCCGCCGGGCACCGGCATCCTGATCCGGGTCGAAAAGTCCGGCGCCGACAAGAACGCCGCCGGCGCGCCGTGCGGCGAGGTGGAGCCGGGTTGGGGCGTCCACAAGATCAAGCGCTGCGGCGCCGACGCGGTGAAGCTGCTGGCCCAGTTCGAGCCCACCGAGTTCGACAGCGCCGAGAAGAACTTCGAGTTCACCCGCCAGATGTACGAGCAGTGCATCGAGCACGACATCCTGTTCCTGCTGGAGCCGATCCACTTCCCGTTCAACGGCGAAAAGGAAGGCGCGGACAGCCAGAAGGCCCGCAAGGCCCAGACGGTGATCGACTCCGCCAAGTACCTGAGCCGGTACTGCGACATCTATAAGGCCGAGTTCCCCGGCACGTTCGGGGTCGAGTCGGACGCCCAACTGGTGGACAACCTGAAGCGGCTCAACGACGCCTGCGCCAAGCCGTGGGTGCTGCTGTCCGCCGGCGTGGACTACGACAAGTACAAGAAGCAAGTCGAGATGGCGATGAAGGCGGGCGCCAGCGGCATCCTCGGCGGCCGCGCGTTCTGGAAAGAGTTCTTCACCTACGCGAACCCGGCCGACCGGCAGAAGTTCGCCGAAACCGAGTGCGTGCGCCGGGTGAAGGAGACCGACGAGATCGTCCGCACCGGCACCCCGTGGTTCGCCAAGTACGGCATCACCACGGAAGACCTGCACGGCATCCGCACGGCCGAGGGGTGGCACGCCCGCTACGGCGGCGGCACCGCCGTCAAGGGGACCGGCCCGGTCGACCCGAACGCGGTGTATTGA
- a CDS encoding cupin domain-containing protein, whose amino-acid sequence MPATATGYVIKKQSEAPNVPCPCGVSTRILTGADGAPCSLHVTTIADATRHYHRDTTEVYYILEGQGKMELNGEWHEVGPGTVVWIEPRTRHRVTSEHGLKTIVFALPAFNPADEWFD is encoded by the coding sequence ATGCCCGCAACGGCGACGGGTTACGTCATCAAGAAGCAGAGCGAGGCGCCGAACGTGCCGTGCCCGTGCGGGGTCAGCACGCGCATCCTGACCGGTGCCGACGGCGCCCCGTGCTCGCTCCACGTCACCACCATCGCGGACGCCACCCGGCACTACCACCGCGACACGACCGAGGTGTACTACATTCTGGAAGGGCAGGGCAAGATGGAATTGAACGGCGAGTGGCACGAGGTGGGGCCGGGGACCGTGGTCTGGATCGAGCCCCGCACCCGGCACCGCGTTACAAGCGAACACGGCCTGAAAACGATCGTGTTCGCCCTGCCCGCGTTCAACCCCGCGGACGAGTGGTTCGATTGA
- a CDS encoding tetratricopeptide repeat protein, protein MQTDRFARARILMEQKRYDLASNEITARIGDDPEDPEGYILAALCHFTLDRPGAGDAARRAVELAPNDSRAHFALSLVESKCGNLDGAEAAIRRAIELNSWAAGYFGQLAAIEIGRYDWRAALRAADEGLAIDPDDDVCLNHRAVALTKLGRHDEAAHTLEGTLEKHPEDAYTHANRGWTLLHENEPRKAVDHFREALRLDPNSEWAKAGLLEALRAKNWFYRRVLQFFLMLSRFSPRMQFGLIIGMVVVVRALAELGEQVPAAEPFFAVLIFAYAAFVAATWFAKHIINMLLLFDRDGRVLLDRQQKCLSAVCTVLMVVVLALVASAVAGTDRRAAPAAVFVFLVAVHLASVFQIPAGRFRLLGAGASALILGLFAYERFERFDLIHQFAMLQTRAESHDTWAAEFRARKANMTEEQTAATEKGLQNSANVLDRSLQLLRSRAEELNSWESVLGFASLGGLLLHGFLAAKAVRARFESLT, encoded by the coding sequence ATGCAAACGGATCGGTTCGCCCGCGCCCGCATTCTGATGGAGCAGAAGCGGTACGACCTGGCCAGCAACGAAATCACGGCCCGGATCGGCGACGACCCCGAAGACCCCGAGGGTTACATCCTCGCGGCGCTGTGCCATTTCACGCTGGACCGACCGGGCGCCGGGGACGCGGCGCGCCGCGCGGTCGAACTGGCCCCGAACGACTCCCGAGCCCACTTCGCACTCAGTTTGGTCGAATCGAAGTGCGGCAACCTCGACGGAGCCGAGGCGGCCATCCGCCGCGCGATCGAGTTGAACAGTTGGGCCGCCGGGTACTTCGGCCAGCTCGCCGCCATCGAGATCGGGCGTTACGACTGGAGAGCGGCCCTGCGGGCGGCGGACGAGGGGTTGGCGATCGACCCCGACGACGACGTGTGTCTGAACCACCGCGCCGTCGCGCTGACGAAGCTCGGCCGCCACGACGAAGCCGCCCACACGCTGGAAGGCACGCTGGAGAAGCACCCCGAGGACGCCTACACCCACGCCAACCGCGGCTGGACGCTGCTGCACGAGAACGAACCGCGAAAGGCCGTTGACCACTTCCGCGAGGCGCTGCGTCTGGACCCGAATTCCGAGTGGGCGAAGGCGGGTCTGCTGGAAGCCCTTCGGGCCAAGAACTGGTTTTACCGGCGGGTGTTACAGTTCTTCTTGATGCTGTCGCGGTTTTCGCCGCGTATGCAGTTCGGCCTCATTATCGGAATGGTCGTGGTCGTGCGGGCGCTCGCGGAACTGGGCGAGCAGGTTCCGGCCGCGGAGCCGTTCTTTGCGGTCCTGATTTTCGCCTACGCCGCGTTCGTGGCCGCCACGTGGTTCGCGAAGCACATCATTAACATGCTGCTCCTGTTCGACCGCGACGGCCGGGTGCTGCTGGACCGACAGCAGAAATGCCTGTCCGCGGTCTGCACGGTGCTGATGGTCGTGGTGCTGGCGCTGGTCGCCTCGGCGGTCGCGGGTACGGACCGGCGCGCCGCTCCGGCGGCGGTGTTCGTGTTCTTGGTGGCGGTTCACTTGGCGTCGGTTTTCCAGATCCCCGCCGGCCGGTTCCGGCTCTTGGGCGCCGGGGCGTCGGCACTCATCCTCGGCCTGTTCGCATACGAACGGTTTGAACGGTTCGACCTCATTCATCAGTTCGCCATGCTCCAAACGCGTGCCGAGTCGCACGACACGTGGGCGGCCGAGTTCCGGGCTCGTAAGGCGAACATGACTGAAGAGCAAACTGCGGCCACCGAGAAAGGGCTGCAGAACTCCGCGAACGTCCTGGACCGCTCACTTCAACTGTTACGCTCGCGCGCGGAGGAGCTGAACTCGTGGGAATCCGTTCTGGGGTTCGCGAGCCTGGGCGGGCTGTTGCTCCACGGATTTCTAGCCGCCAAGGCCGTGCGAGCGCGGTTCGAGTCACTGACATAG
- a CDS encoding ATP-binding protein, with amino-acid sequence MATPDPLAGLIAAVQLSPDNLPLRKHLAEAFAGLGRFAEAEAEYRAVLATHAQDLTARLGLARLYHQQGQTSQAFVVLESLVRDPQAPAEAHVLLAKLWLREGDIERAVARYKLGVEMDPDAVDAEFASRLGIDQSPDESEVSDGRLAVGDVEEAADVSARLEKPKVRFGDVGGMDAIKEEIQLKIIHPLKHPELYAAYGKAIGGGILMYGPPGCGKTHLARATAGEVNASFIAVGIEDVLDMWLGSSEKNLHALFDEARRNRPCVLFFDEVDALAANRSDLRQSSGRMIINQFLSELDGATTSNEGVLILAATNAPWHLDPAFRRPGRFDRILFVPPPDLPARASILRVLTTGKPQQSIDFEQVAKKADQFSGADLKAVIDLAVEAKLREAITSGVPKPLTTKDLLAAVPQVKPSTKEWFSTARNYATFANQGGQYDDILKYLRK; translated from the coding sequence ATGGCAACACCCGATCCGCTGGCAGGGCTCATCGCGGCCGTCCAACTCAGTCCCGACAACCTTCCGCTCCGCAAACACCTCGCTGAAGCGTTCGCGGGGCTGGGTCGTTTCGCCGAAGCCGAGGCCGAGTACCGCGCCGTCCTCGCCACCCACGCACAGGATCTGACGGCCCGGCTCGGTCTGGCGCGGCTGTACCACCAGCAGGGCCAAACGAGTCAGGCGTTCGTCGTGCTGGAAAGCCTCGTGCGCGACCCGCAGGCGCCGGCAGAGGCTCACGTACTCCTGGCAAAACTGTGGCTCCGTGAGGGGGACATCGAGCGGGCGGTTGCCCGGTACAAGCTCGGGGTCGAGATGGACCCGGACGCTGTGGACGCGGAGTTCGCCTCCCGGCTCGGCATCGATCAGTCCCCCGATGAGAGTGAAGTTTCGGACGGCCGTCTCGCCGTCGGTGATGTCGAAGAAGCGGCCGACGTGTCGGCCCGGTTAGAGAAACCCAAGGTGCGGTTCGGCGATGTCGGCGGCATGGACGCGATCAAGGAGGAGATCCAGCTCAAGATCATCCACCCGCTGAAACACCCCGAGCTCTATGCGGCTTATGGCAAGGCGATCGGCGGCGGGATTCTGATGTACGGTCCGCCCGGGTGCGGTAAGACCCACCTTGCCCGCGCCACCGCCGGCGAGGTGAACGCGTCGTTCATTGCCGTCGGGATCGAGGACGTGCTGGATATGTGGCTCGGTTCGAGCGAAAAGAACCTGCACGCGCTGTTCGACGAGGCCCGGCGGAACCGCCCCTGCGTGTTATTTTTCGACGAGGTGGACGCCCTCGCGGCCAACCGCAGCGACCTGCGCCAGAGTTCGGGGCGGATGATCATTAACCAGTTCCTTTCGGAACTGGACGGCGCGACCACGTCGAACGAGGGCGTCCTTATTCTCGCCGCCACCAACGCGCCGTGGCACCTCGACCCCGCGTTCCGCCGCCCCGGCCGGTTCGACCGCATTCTCTTCGTGCCACCGCCGGACCTTCCGGCACGGGCGTCGATCCTGCGCGTCCTCACTACGGGCAAGCCCCAACAGTCGATCGACTTCGAGCAGGTAGCAAAGAAGGCCGATCAGTTTTCCGGCGCGGATCTCAAGGCGGTTATCGATTTGGCCGTCGAGGCCAAGCTGCGGGAAGCGATCACGAGCGGCGTCCCGAAGCCGCTGACCACAAAAGACCTACTGGCGGCCGTGCCGCAGGTAAAACCGTCCACGAAGGAGTGGTTTTCGACCGCGCGGAACTACGCGACGTTCGCGAACCAGGGCGGGCAGTACGACGACATCCTGAAATACCTCCGAAAGTGA
- the hisA gene encoding 1-(5-phosphoribosyl)-5-[(5-phosphoribosylamino)methylideneamino]imidazole-4-carboxamide isomerase: MFIFPAIDLLNGRAVRLRQGDYSRETVFSDDPAAVARKWVELGADRIHVVDLDGAKAGKPVNGTVIQSIVSAAGVPVQLGGGLRTDQDLETVFGWGVRWAVLGTRALQAPDWTRAVANRYPERIVLGVDAKGGYVATEGWLEVSRTKATDLARQVSDAPLAAVVYTDIAKDGMMSGPNFEALVEMKNATPLPVIASGGVCELGHVRRLIDEGIPGCIIGRALYEGTLDLAAALSLSRKSESPKS, translated from the coding sequence ATGTTCATCTTCCCCGCGATCGACCTGTTGAACGGCCGAGCCGTGCGACTCCGGCAGGGCGACTACTCGCGCGAAACGGTCTTCTCGGACGACCCCGCCGCCGTGGCCCGTAAGTGGGTCGAACTCGGCGCGGATCGAATCCACGTTGTTGATCTCGACGGGGCTAAAGCCGGTAAACCGGTAAACGGCACCGTTATTCAGTCCATCGTGAGCGCCGCCGGCGTTCCCGTTCAGCTCGGCGGCGGCCTGCGAACCGATCAGGATCTCGAAACCGTTTTCGGTTGGGGGGTGCGCTGGGCCGTACTCGGCACCCGCGCGCTTCAAGCCCCCGACTGGACCCGCGCCGTTGCGAACCGGTACCCGGAGCGCATTGTCCTGGGGGTGGACGCGAAAGGCGGGTACGTTGCCACCGAGGGGTGGCTCGAAGTGTCGCGCACCAAGGCGACGGACCTCGCGAGGCAGGTCAGTGACGCCCCGCTCGCGGCCGTGGTGTACACGGACATCGCGAAGGACGGCATGATGAGCGGCCCCAACTTCGAGGCGCTCGTCGAGATGAAGAACGCGACCCCGCTCCCGGTGATCGCCAGCGGCGGGGTGTGCGAACTGGGCCACGTCCGCCGGTTGATCGACGAAGGGATTCCGGGCTGCATCATCGGCCGGGCGCTGTACGAAGGGACTCTCGATCTCGCAGCCGCTCTTTCCTTGAGTCGAAAGTCCGAAAGTCCCAAGTCATAA